The Exiguobacterium mexicanum genome includes a window with the following:
- the panC gene encoding pantoate--beta-alanine ligase codes for MNIVTTPHDLQKLLNDAGTIGFVPTMGYLHEGHLSLVEAAKSENDLVVMSIFVNPTQFGPNEDLDRYPRDFERDEALAREAGVDVLFYPNTETMYPLDMARVTVRTGADVLCGASRPGHFDGVLTVVSKLFNLVRPTRAYFGLKDAQQVALIEGYVRDYFVPVEIRRCPIIREESGLAKSSRNVYLSETEKADASDINRALAEAKDALVQGKTIQDVKAHLEERLKNIPNSTIDYVEIKDYPTLTEVTSASTELLIAVAVQFERARLIDNVIWKRG; via the coding sequence ATGAACATCGTCACGACACCACATGACTTACAGAAACTGTTGAACGACGCCGGGACGATCGGTTTCGTCCCGACGATGGGTTATTTGCATGAAGGGCACCTCAGTCTCGTCGAGGCGGCCAAGTCAGAGAACGACCTCGTCGTCATGAGCATCTTCGTCAACCCGACCCAGTTCGGTCCGAACGAGGACCTCGACCGCTATCCGCGTGATTTCGAGCGAGACGAGGCGCTCGCCCGCGAGGCGGGTGTCGACGTCTTGTTCTACCCGAACACGGAGACGATGTATCCCCTCGACATGGCTCGCGTCACGGTACGTACCGGCGCAGATGTCCTCTGCGGAGCGAGCCGGCCCGGTCATTTCGATGGCGTTTTGACCGTCGTGTCCAAGCTGTTCAACTTGGTCCGTCCGACGCGTGCTTATTTTGGTTTGAAGGACGCGCAACAAGTCGCCTTGATCGAAGGATACGTCCGTGACTATTTCGTCCCGGTCGAGATTCGACGCTGTCCAATCATCCGTGAAGAATCAGGTCTCGCCAAGTCGTCCCGGAACGTCTATTTGTCGGAGACGGAGAAGGCGGATGCGAGTGACATCAATCGGGCATTGGCTGAAGCAAAGGATGCGCTTGTACAAGGCAAAACGATTCAAGATGTGAAAGCACATCTCGAGGAACGTCTGAAGAACATCCCAAACAGTACGATCGACTATGTCGAGATCAAAGACTACCCGACGTTGACCGAGGTGACCTCCGCGTCGACCGAACTATTGATTGCCGTAGCGGTGCAGTTCGAACGGGCCCGCTTGATTGATAATGTGATTTGGAAGAGAGGATGA
- the dinG gene encoding ATP-dependent DNA helicase DinG: MDTYVIVDLETTGHSVKSGDELIEFAAVVVQGSEVIERYSTLIRPSRPIPPFITQLTTITNQDVAEAPTFEEVIPDIWKMLDGRIFVAHNVSFDLNFLNESLEQAGYLPFQGRAIDTVELARILYPTLESHALESLAETFDLVHTDAHRALSDAEATAELFIRLIERLRALPLVTLQQLRRLSESWTSNVEPLLDELILEVGIRADDETTFDIHRKIALRRLVDTFEPAVERDPFEPFLHRTIEETLPALFGQFEPRQSQFEMMRHVYKALDDEATLLIEAGTGTGKTLAYLIPSAHHALETKRPVVVSTHTIQLQEQLLNRDLPILKAIFPEIEFTLLKGRRNYIDLRKFEMILEETNDGLLPAMCKAMVLVWLTETETGDLEELSLPGAASQGPASFKRLIQADAASDFGRFDPWYSRDFFTRAVLRSKEADIIVTNHALLFSDLQHQAGILPTDTPLVLDEAHQVEEVASHHFGVTFDAIQFDRLFKWFGYGADGKFHSRVLGLADLTSVSEEAEAFSKATDQALARVDDELNDLLTALQSLGKKREQRQTVRFEREGEPFRPIREVAKRLEDRLRTLRTTLRQLHRLLDEHKEHMTFKQRAVLGDLKAFIGDVRDIESVLYETMLTRDDDAVSWVELNLANRKLTSVYTQPVEIGPLLHERLFAKRPTILTSATMTVSGRFGFIERRLGLDGENVRRVVLASPFDFKKQAKLFVPSDIPLINEVPLPRFVEQIADSIAQIANVTKGRMLILFTSNELLRLTHEAVKDQLDEAYTLLAQGVSGGSRSRLTKQFKRIDQSILFGTASFWEGVDIPGEALTCLIIVRLPFAPPDQPVMQARSEKIEATGKSSFFELSLPQAVIRFKQGVGRLIRSKEDYGAIFVFDRRVETTRYGKQFINSLPSVDRIDGPLETALAELELFLDEKEKTGLGNQR, from the coding sequence ATGGACACCTATGTGATAGTGGATTTGGAGACGACTGGTCATTCCGTCAAGTCCGGCGACGAACTGATTGAATTTGCGGCGGTGGTCGTTCAAGGGAGTGAAGTGATTGAGCGCTACAGTACCTTGATTCGCCCGAGTCGCCCAATCCCGCCTTTTATCACGCAGTTGACGACGATCACGAACCAAGACGTGGCGGAAGCCCCGACGTTTGAGGAAGTGATCCCAGATATATGGAAGATGCTCGATGGGCGAATATTCGTCGCCCACAACGTGTCTTTCGATTTGAATTTTTTAAATGAAAGCCTCGAGCAAGCCGGGTACTTGCCGTTCCAAGGGCGAGCGATCGATACGGTCGAGCTGGCCCGGATCTTATACCCGACGCTTGAGAGCCATGCGCTCGAGTCGCTCGCCGAGACGTTTGATCTCGTGCATACTGACGCGCACCGGGCGCTCAGCGATGCCGAGGCGACGGCGGAACTGTTCATTCGTTTGATTGAACGGTTGCGCGCCTTGCCGCTCGTGACGTTACAACAGTTACGACGCCTGTCCGAGTCGTGGACGAGCAACGTCGAACCGCTCCTCGACGAGTTGATTCTTGAGGTCGGGATCCGAGCCGACGATGAGACGACGTTCGATATTCATCGGAAAATCGCACTCCGACGTCTCGTCGATACGTTCGAACCCGCTGTCGAACGCGACCCGTTCGAGCCGTTTCTTCACCGGACGATCGAAGAGACGCTTCCGGCACTATTCGGTCAATTTGAACCGCGTCAAAGCCAGTTCGAGATGATGCGACACGTCTATAAGGCGCTCGACGACGAGGCGACGCTGTTGATCGAGGCGGGTACGGGGACCGGAAAGACATTGGCGTATTTGATTCCGAGCGCACACCACGCCCTCGAGACGAAGCGCCCGGTCGTCGTCAGCACACATACGATTCAGTTGCAAGAACAGTTGTTGAATCGAGATTTACCAATCTTAAAAGCGATTTTCCCTGAAATCGAGTTCACACTTTTGAAAGGGAGACGCAACTACATCGACCTCCGAAAGTTCGAGATGATTCTCGAAGAAACGAATGACGGGCTGCTCCCGGCGATGTGCAAGGCAATGGTCCTCGTCTGGTTGACCGAGACCGAGACGGGGGACTTGGAAGAGTTGTCATTGCCCGGTGCGGCGTCACAAGGGCCGGCCTCGTTCAAACGGCTGATTCAGGCCGATGCCGCCTCTGACTTCGGTCGCTTCGACCCTTGGTATAGCCGTGACTTCTTCACCCGGGCCGTCTTGCGCTCGAAAGAGGCCGATATCATCGTGACGAACCATGCTTTGTTGTTCTCTGATTTGCAACACCAGGCTGGGATTCTCCCGACCGATACGCCACTCGTCTTGGACGAGGCGCATCAAGTCGAGGAAGTCGCATCGCATCACTTCGGAGTCACGTTTGACGCGATTCAATTTGACCGCTTGTTCAAATGGTTCGGCTACGGTGCCGACGGCAAGTTTCATTCGCGCGTGCTCGGGCTCGCCGATTTGACGTCCGTCTCGGAAGAAGCCGAGGCGTTCAGCAAAGCGACCGATCAAGCACTCGCCCGCGTCGACGATGAGCTGAACGATTTGCTCACGGCGCTCCAGTCACTCGGGAAAAAACGGGAGCAACGTCAAACCGTCCGCTTCGAGCGGGAAGGGGAACCGTTCCGACCAATCCGTGAAGTGGCGAAACGGCTCGAAGACCGTCTGCGCACGTTACGGACGACATTGCGACAACTGCACCGTCTCCTCGATGAGCATAAAGAGCATATGACGTTCAAACAACGGGCCGTGCTCGGTGATTTGAAAGCGTTCATCGGCGACGTGCGCGATATAGAGAGCGTCCTCTACGAGACGATGCTCACGCGGGACGACGATGCCGTCAGTTGGGTTGAGCTCAATCTGGCTAATCGCAAGTTGACCTCGGTGTACACCCAGCCGGTCGAGATCGGACCGCTCCTGCATGAGCGGCTGTTCGCCAAACGGCCGACCATCCTGACGTCGGCGACGATGACCGTCTCAGGACGATTCGGCTTCATCGAGCGGCGTCTCGGACTCGATGGGGAAAACGTTCGCCGCGTCGTCCTGGCGTCACCGTTTGATTTCAAGAAGCAAGCGAAACTGTTCGTTCCGTCCGACATCCCGCTCATCAACGAAGTTCCGTTGCCGCGGTTCGTCGAGCAGATCGCGGACTCGATCGCCCAAATCGCCAACGTGACGAAAGGACGGATGCTCATCTTGTTCACGTCGAACGAACTGTTGCGTTTGACGCACGAGGCTGTCAAAGACCAATTGGATGAGGCGTACACGCTCCTCGCCCAAGGGGTCAGCGGCGGATCGCGAAGCCGCTTGACGAAACAGTTCAAACGGATCGACCAGTCGATTTTGTTCGGAACGGCAAGTTTTTGGGAAGGGGTCGATATTCCGGGCGAGGCACTCACCTGCCTCATCATCGTCCGGCTTCCGTTCGCGCCGCCCGACCAGCCGGTCATGCAGGCTCGGTCCGAGAAGATCGAGGCGACCGGTAAATCGTCTTTCTTTGAACTATCGCTTCCGCAAGCGGTCATCCGCTTCAAGCAAGGGGTCGGTCGCCTGATCCGTTCGAAAGAGGACTACGGCGCTATCTTCGTCTTCGACCGTCGCGTCGAGACGACGCGTTACGGCAAGCAGTTCATCAATAGTCTACCGTCCGTCGATCGAATTGACGGACCGCTCGAGACCGCACTCGCTGAACTTGAGCTGTTTTTAGACGAGAAAGAGAAGACCGGGCTAGGAAATCAGAGATAA
- a CDS encoding GreA/GreB family elongation factor, which translates to MSKPQLTKAGRLRLIEQLETLRIEGRREALERVKAARKFCDFREDVTYFDAVREQERIETKISELERTLADAVVVEEEATAGEVGFGDTVTLRELPDGDTETYQIVGELEADLANGSISATSPLGSGLMGATVGQTVSIASPGGTLTFEIVRIER; encoded by the coding sequence ATGTCAAAACCACAGTTGACGAAGGCGGGTCGTCTGCGTCTGATCGAACAACTCGAGACGCTTCGCATCGAGGGTCGGCGTGAAGCGCTCGAACGTGTCAAGGCGGCCCGGAAATTTTGTGACTTTCGAGAAGATGTGACGTATTTTGACGCAGTGCGTGAACAAGAGCGGATCGAGACGAAAATCAGCGAACTAGAGCGGACGCTCGCCGATGCCGTCGTCGTGGAAGAGGAAGCGACTGCCGGAGAGGTTGGATTCGGCGACACGGTGACGTTGCGAGAACTGCCGGATGGTGACACCGAGACGTACCAAATCGTCGGCGAGCTCGAGGCTGATCTGGCAAACGGGTCGATCTCCGCGACATCACCGCTCGGCAGTGGTTTGATGGGAGCTACCGTCGGTCAAACCGTCTCCATCGCTTCACCGGGCGGCACGCTCACGTTTGAGATTGTCCGCATCGAACGATAA
- the bshA gene encoding N-acetyl-alpha-D-glucosaminyl L-malate synthase BshA gives MKLRIGVLCYPSVGGSGILATELGMKLADRGHDVHFITSSIPFRLNAYHPNITFHQVEINQYSVFRYPPYDITLASKIASVIQAFGLDVIHAHYAVPHAVCAALGREMAGTKTPIVSTLHGTDITVLGEDEELKPAILYGLRQSNAITAVSDSLKQETLERIGSDLSIDVIHNFIDEAVYQPQADTSLRERYGLSEQDRVVIHISNFRQVKRIDLVLESFQQMNVPHKKLLLVGDGPLMGAMRRLVSEMGLEEQVIFAGKQEQVAALLSMCDVHILLSDKEAFGLVALEAMATGVPSVVSDAGGLPEVITDGVEGFVVKRGDALAATKALEAILLDHELHARFRANGLERAKQFASADIVTAYESLYEQVVGR, from the coding sequence ATGAAACTACGCATCGGGGTCCTTTGTTATCCGTCGGTCGGAGGTTCGGGCATACTCGCCACCGAGCTCGGCATGAAGCTCGCCGACCGGGGGCATGACGTTCATTTCATCACGTCGAGCATCCCGTTCCGACTGAACGCCTATCATCCGAATATCACGTTTCACCAAGTCGAGATCAACCAGTACTCGGTGTTCCGCTATCCGCCGTACGACATCACGCTCGCCTCGAAAATCGCGAGCGTCATCCAGGCGTTCGGCCTTGATGTCATTCATGCCCACTACGCGGTGCCGCACGCTGTCTGTGCCGCCCTCGGCCGCGAGATGGCCGGGACGAAGACGCCGATCGTGTCGACGCTCCACGGGACCGATATCACCGTGCTTGGGGAAGACGAGGAACTCAAGCCGGCCATCCTTTATGGGTTGCGTCAATCGAACGCGATCACGGCCGTCTCGGACAGCTTGAAACAAGAGACGCTCGAGCGGATCGGGTCCGATTTGTCGATTGACGTTATCCATAACTTTATCGATGAGGCCGTCTATCAACCACAGGCCGATACATCGCTTCGCGAACGATACGGTTTATCGGAACAGGACCGGGTCGTCATCCATATCTCAAACTTCCGTCAAGTGAAGCGAATCGACCTCGTGCTCGAATCGTTCCAGCAGATGAACGTGCCGCACAAAAAACTGCTCCTCGTCGGTGACGGTCCGCTCATGGGAGCGATGCGCCGTCTCGTGAGCGAGATGGGGCTTGAAGAGCAAGTCATCTTCGCCGGGAAGCAAGAGCAAGTGGCGGCACTTCTATCGATGTGCGACGTCCATATCCTATTGTCGGATAAAGAGGCGTTCGGCCTCGTCGCCCTCGAGGCGATGGCGACGGGTGTACCGTCGGTCGTCAGCGATGCGGGCGGATTGCCGGAAGTCATCACCGACGGCGTGGAAGGGTTCGTCGTCAAACGTGGCGACGCGCTCGCGGCGACGAAAGCGCTCGAAGCGATCTTGCTCGACCACGAGCTCCATGCACGCTTCCGTGCGAACGGGCTCGAGCGGGCCAAACAGTTCGCCTCGGCCGATATCGTCACGGCGTATGAATCGCTTTATGAACAGGTGGTGGGACGATGA
- a CDS encoding CCA tRNA nucleotidyltransferase, giving the protein MTEWEYAKRIIETINAHGGEAYIVGGAVRDYMLGTLPDDIDIATSLFPDEVMRLFPKSVPTGIDHGTVTVILDHHPFEVTTFRSEGTYSDSRRPDHVSLGVSLEEDMKRRDFTMNAMAFHDGNVVDLFGGRMDLEARVIRTVGSPYERFNEDALRIMRAFRFMAQLDFRLDEDVQRASRELGHKLQDIAMERVAIEFEKLMMGPAYRKALAAILDLGIHQYLPNVTETLIRHVIADKRTPVDPVGGWALFVYYADATDWLTPWKRSNALKREAGVLARLFDSGLDTFTIYETTPETLATYLRMSGRSETAEQLKRQLPIQSRRELRFDGRDALHLGARGPLIKQLLAHVERLVLIGELANEPESLRKEAEQWLRHAEKS; this is encoded by the coding sequence ATGACGGAATGGGAATACGCCAAACGAATCATCGAGACGATCAACGCCCACGGCGGCGAAGCGTACATCGTCGGGGGTGCCGTCCGTGACTATATGCTCGGTACGCTTCCGGATGATATCGATATCGCCACGTCGCTCTTCCCGGACGAAGTCATGCGCTTGTTCCCGAAATCGGTACCGACCGGGATTGACCACGGCACGGTGACGGTCATCCTCGACCATCATCCGTTCGAAGTGACGACGTTCCGCTCGGAAGGGACGTACTCGGACTCGAGACGACCCGACCATGTTTCGCTCGGCGTCTCGCTTGAAGAAGATATGAAACGGCGTGACTTCACCATGAACGCGATGGCGTTTCACGACGGCAACGTCGTCGACTTGTTCGGCGGACGGATGGACCTCGAGGCACGTGTCATTCGGACCGTCGGCAGCCCCTATGAACGCTTCAACGAGGACGCGCTCCGCATCATGCGGGCGTTCCGCTTCATGGCCCAACTCGATTTCCGGCTCGACGAAGACGTGCAACGGGCCTCACGCGAACTCGGCCACAAACTGCAAGACATCGCGATGGAACGGGTCGCCATCGAGTTCGAGAAGTTGATGATGGGCCCGGCATACCGAAAGGCGCTCGCGGCGATACTTGACCTCGGCATCCATCAATACTTGCCGAACGTCACGGAGACGCTCATCCGCCATGTCATCGCCGACAAGCGGACCCCGGTCGACCCGGTCGGGGGCTGGGCGTTGTTCGTCTATTATGCTGACGCCACCGATTGGCTGACACCGTGGAAACGCTCGAACGCACTGAAGCGGGAGGCGGGCGTGCTCGCGCGTCTGTTCGACAGCGGGCTCGACACGTTCACCATCTATGAGACGACGCCGGAGACGCTAGCGACATACTTGCGGATGTCCGGACGAAGCGAGACGGCCGAACAGTTGAAGCGGCAGTTGCCGATCCAGTCGCGCCGGGAACTCCGATTCGATGGTCGCGATGCGCTACATCTCGGTGCCCGGGGACCGCTCATCAAACAGCTGCTCGCCCACGTTGAGCGGCTCGTGCTCATTGGCGAGCTCGCCAATGAGCCGGAATCGTTACGAAAGGAGGCCGAACAATGGCTTCGACACGCGGAAAAGTCTTAA
- a CDS encoding biotin--[acetyl-CoA-carboxylase] ligase translates to MASTRGKVLNLLQDGAVWSGQELARQLNISRTAIWKHIETLKQDGYAIETIPRKGYQLFGQTDRLDEPAFVSFRKGRFGQVVHAFEQIDTTQRIAHELAQKGVLEGTLVISEEQTAGRGQLGRNWYNPSHVNIAASVILRPALPIRDASKLTLMAASAFARALHAQGIPATIKWPNDLLLNGKKIGGILTEMQTEGDRIQAVILGFGMNVNSEVIPEELAHRATSIKLETNQTHRRSELLANLLAELESEYDLFLESGFGPVRKHWLEHAAYLNESITLTASGKSRSGTMRGISEDGALLLEHEGTVEPIYSAEIAVWND, encoded by the coding sequence ATGGCTTCGACACGCGGAAAAGTCTTAAATCTGTTGCAGGACGGGGCCGTCTGGAGCGGTCAAGAGTTGGCCCGCCAATTAAATATTTCACGTACCGCCATTTGGAAGCATATCGAGACGTTAAAACAAGACGGGTATGCGATTGAAACGATTCCTCGAAAAGGGTATCAATTGTTCGGTCAGACCGACCGGCTCGATGAACCGGCGTTCGTATCGTTCCGAAAAGGGCGGTTCGGACAAGTCGTCCATGCGTTTGAGCAAATCGACACGACCCAACGCATCGCCCATGAATTGGCGCAAAAGGGCGTCCTCGAAGGAACGCTCGTCATCAGCGAAGAACAGACAGCGGGCCGAGGCCAACTCGGCCGGAACTGGTATAATCCGAGCCACGTCAATATCGCGGCGAGCGTGATTTTGCGGCCGGCGTTGCCGATTCGAGACGCCTCGAAGCTGACGCTCATGGCGGCGAGCGCGTTCGCGCGCGCCCTGCACGCGCAAGGCATCCCGGCCACCATCAAATGGCCGAACGACTTGTTGCTCAACGGGAAAAAAATCGGCGGCATCCTGACCGAGATGCAGACGGAGGGTGACCGGATTCAAGCCGTCATCCTCGGCTTCGGGATGAACGTCAACAGCGAGGTCATCCCGGAAGAGCTCGCGCATCGGGCCACATCGATCAAACTCGAGACGAATCAGACGCATCGCAGAAGCGAGCTGCTTGCCAACTTACTCGCCGAGCTTGAAAGCGAATATGACTTGTTCCTTGAGTCTGGGTTCGGCCCTGTGCGCAAGCATTGGCTCGAGCATGCCGCTTATCTGAACGAATCGATCACGTTGACGGCGTCTGGGAAGTCAAGAAGCGGGACGATGCGCGGCATTTCAGAGGATGGGGCACTCCTGTTGGAACATGAAGGAACGGTCGAACCGATTTACTCTGCCGAGATCGCAGTTTGGAATGATTGA
- the panB gene encoding 3-methyl-2-oxobutanoate hydroxymethyltransferase, with protein MHTMTSLLKKMKQEEKLVMLTAYDYPSAKLAEAAGVDIILVGDSLGMVVLGYDSTIPVTTSDMVHHAKAVRRGARNTFVVVDMPFATYHGDFDRTLQAAATLFQDGQADAIKLEGAGEVLETIERLTKVGMPCVAHLGLTPQSVGVLEGYKVQGKSLEDAEQLIADSLEAERVGAKMLVLECVPHQLAKKIAEALTIPVIGIGAGADVDGQVLVYHDILKYGVDRLPKFVEAYADVNEVATTAIRNYVEATKDGSFPLERHTFTMDESLLDTLYGGKA; from the coding sequence ATGCACACGATGACTTCGTTATTGAAGAAGATGAAGCAAGAAGAGAAATTGGTCATGTTGACGGCCTACGATTATCCGTCGGCAAAACTGGCCGAGGCAGCAGGGGTCGACATCATTTTAGTCGGGGACTCGCTCGGAATGGTCGTGCTCGGCTACGATTCGACAATCCCGGTGACGACTTCGGACATGGTCCACCATGCCAAGGCCGTGCGCCGCGGGGCGCGGAACACGTTCGTCGTCGTCGACATGCCGTTCGCGACATACCATGGCGACTTCGACCGCACGCTTCAAGCGGCCGCGACGTTATTCCAAGACGGTCAGGCCGATGCCATCAAACTTGAAGGGGCCGGCGAGGTGCTCGAAACGATCGAACGTCTGACGAAAGTCGGTATGCCGTGTGTGGCCCATCTTGGCCTCACCCCACAATCGGTCGGTGTGCTCGAAGGTTATAAAGTACAAGGCAAATCGCTCGAAGATGCCGAACAGTTGATTGCCGATAGCCTCGAGGCGGAGCGGGTTGGCGCGAAGATGCTCGTTCTCGAGTGTGTGCCGCACCAATTGGCCAAAAAGATTGCCGAGGCACTTACAATCCCGGTCATCGGCATCGGTGCCGGTGCCGATGTGGATGGCCAAGTACTTGTCTATCACGATATCTTGAAATATGGCGTCGACCGCCTGCCGAAGTTCGTCGAGGCGTATGCCGATGTGAACGAAGTCGCGACGACGGCAATCCGCAATTATGTCGAGGCGACGAAAGACGGCTCGTTCCCGCTCGAACGGCACACGTTCACGATGGATGAGTCGTTGCTCGACACGCTCTACGGGGGCAAGGCATGA
- the bshB1 gene encoding bacillithiol biosynthesis deacetylase BshB1 has protein sequence MKIVAIGAHPDDIEIGIAGMTAQWTEDGVEVLYVDLTRAELSSNGDVVTRGKEAEMADRVLGIRRVNLGFPDRGLTGDNEQVEALVRLIRTERPTHVFYPYGVDRHPDHGACARLVEEALFNAGIRKFMPDVAAYRPASVYQYMINAHTTPDVCIDITATIEHKLNALRAYASQFTPVDGVATPLTDAYLDRVLARERHFGSLIGTEYAEGLMTTRPYVVTKAGELA, from the coding sequence ATGAAAATAGTAGCAATTGGGGCCCATCCGGACGACATTGAGATTGGCATCGCCGGTATGACCGCCCAATGGACCGAGGACGGGGTCGAGGTCCTATACGTCGATTTGACGAGAGCCGAACTGTCATCGAACGGGGACGTCGTCACCCGGGGGAAAGAAGCCGAGATGGCCGACCGTGTGCTCGGCATCCGGCGTGTGAACCTCGGTTTTCCAGACCGGGGTTTGACAGGGGACAATGAACAAGTCGAGGCGCTCGTCCGTTTGATTCGGACCGAACGTCCGACACATGTCTTCTATCCATACGGCGTCGACCGCCATCCTGACCACGGGGCTTGCGCCCGACTCGTCGAGGAGGCGCTCTTTAACGCGGGAATCCGTAAATTTATGCCGGACGTCGCCGCGTATCGACCGGCGAGCGTCTATCAATATATGATCAACGCCCATACGACGCCTGACGTCTGCATCGACATCACGGCGACGATCGAACATAAACTAAACGCTTTACGGGCTTATGCCAGTCAGTTCACACCGGTCGACGGTGTGGCGACGCCGCTCACGGACGCCTATCTCGATCGGGTGTTGGCACGGGAACGTCATTTCGGCAGTTTGATTGGCACGGAGTACGCCGAAGGGCTCATGACGACCCGTCCGTACGTTGTCACGAAGGCGGGTGAGCTCGCATGA
- a CDS encoding YitT family protein, translating to MTVQLPIRFRNIFFILIGSFIFAFGVYHFNVQNNLAEGGFTGITLILRGLFDWSPSITNLALNIPLFFVSYKLLGRTTFIYTLIGTFSFSLWYALIAKYSNLVIDLTDDMVLASLFAGLFIGVGLGIIFNNGGTTGGVDIIARLVQRYVGWSIGKTFLVFDFFVIVLSLTYLDIREAMYTLLAVYIGARVIDSMQEGTYAGKAAMIISDHRTAIADGIHATMNRGTTRLLAKGGYSNKELEVLYVVVGRNEVNRLKTIVKQIDPHAFVTFHHVYEVGGEGFTFDENRIPLK from the coding sequence ATGACGGTACAATTACCGATTCGGTTTCGCAATATATTCTTCATTTTGATTGGTTCCTTTATTTTCGCGTTCGGCGTCTACCACTTCAACGTCCAGAACAACTTGGCGGAAGGCGGCTTCACAGGCATCACCTTGATTCTGCGGGGCTTGTTCGATTGGTCGCCATCGATCACGAACTTGGCGCTCAACATCCCGCTCTTCTTCGTCAGCTATAAGCTGCTCGGGCGGACGACGTTCATCTACACGCTCATCGGGACGTTCAGCTTCTCGCTCTGGTACGCCCTCATTGCCAAGTACTCAAACCTCGTCATCGATTTGACGGACGACATGGTGCTCGCGAGTTTGTTCGCCGGCCTGTTCATCGGTGTCGGTCTTGGGATCATCTTCAATAACGGCGGTACGACCGGAGGCGTCGACATCATTGCCCGGCTCGTGCAACGTTACGTCGGCTGGTCAATCGGCAAGACGTTCCTCGTGTTCGACTTTTTCGTCATCGTCCTCAGTTTGACGTATCTCGATATTCGCGAGGCGATGTATACGCTCCTCGCCGTCTATATCGGGGCCCGCGTCATCGACTCGATGCAGGAAGGGACGTATGCCGGGAAAGCCGCTATGATTATCAGCGACCATCGCACGGCCATCGCCGACGGCATCCACGCCACGATGAACCGCGGGACGACCCGTCTTCTCGCCAAAGGCGGCTATTCGAACAAGGAACTTGAAGTCCTCTACGTCGTCGTCGGGCGGAACGAAGTGAACCGGTTGAAAACGATCGTCAAACAGATCGACCCGCACGCCTTCGTCACGTTCCACCACGTCTATGAGGTCGGTGGTGAAGGCTTCACGTTCGATGAGAACCGGATTCCTTTGAAATAA
- the panD gene encoding aspartate 1-decarboxylase codes for MIRTFMHAKLHKATVTEANLHYVGSITIDEDLMDAVGIMENEHVHITNNHNGARIETYVIKGERGSGVVCLNGAAARHFQVGDVVIIMAYGQMTAEEAKQHRPKVAVLNERNEIDQLLYEEIAHTIL; via the coding sequence ATGATTCGAACATTTATGCACGCGAAACTACACAAAGCGACCGTCACCGAGGCGAACTTGCATTACGTCGGCTCGATCACAATCGATGAAGATTTGATGGACGCGGTCGGCATCATGGAAAACGAACATGTGCACATCACGAACAACCATAACGGAGCCCGTATCGAGACGTATGTCATCAAAGGAGAACGAGGTTCGGGTGTCGTCTGTCTGAACGGTGCAGCGGCCCGTCACTTCCAAGTCGGAGATGTCGTCATCATCATGGCGTACGGCCAAATGACGGCCGAGGAAGCGAAACAGCATCGTCCGAAAGTCGCCGTCTTGAACGAACGGAACGAGATCGATCAACTTCTTTATGAAGAGATCGCCCATACGATTCTATGA